One window of Acidobacteriota bacterium genomic DNA carries:
- a CDS encoding NAD(P)-binding domain-containing protein has protein sequence MANLITGIVLLAITIFAMRRHLRKMAAGIARRSGIRNACPRCGAVNPEGAHSCAKCGVPLGAFEVVGLKALTASRAGAAGSAALHAIVRGDVCVGCGLCVPVCPEPGAIAMAGKRAVVDMALCKGHGKCVEACPVAAIFLSAGDSVQRVEVPDVDVHFESNVPGLYVVGELGGRGLIKNAVNEGKIAIEHIAEQVRLERAGAPPAPGVRDVVIVGSGPAGLSAGLEAKRSDLSYAVLERGSVADTIRKYPRHKLLLAEPVKMPLYGDLWIADASKESLIHVWEAIIAETKLSVLTGHEVTRVGRANGLFDVEAGGKIFRARRVVLAMGRRGVPRRLGVRGEEAGKVVYDVAEMEVFAGRRVLVVGGGDSAVESALGLSNQPGTDVTLCHRAARIDKARERNQAKLAAAVRAGAVKLLLRAQVREIRSDVAVLDVAGQTTLLANDDVIVRIGGEPPKAFLERAGVRSVRKDVPVESAGPTRTVA, from the coding sequence ATGGCCAACCTGATCACGGGGATCGTCCTTCTCGCCATCACGATCTTCGCGATGCGTCGCCACCTCCGGAAAATGGCCGCCGGCATCGCTCGGCGATCGGGCATCCGGAACGCCTGCCCCCGCTGCGGCGCCGTGAACCCGGAGGGAGCGCACTCCTGCGCGAAGTGCGGCGTCCCGCTCGGGGCGTTCGAGGTCGTGGGCCTGAAAGCGCTGACCGCGTCGCGGGCGGGGGCGGCGGGCTCGGCGGCCCTCCACGCCATCGTCCGCGGCGACGTCTGCGTCGGGTGCGGGCTGTGCGTCCCCGTCTGCCCCGAGCCCGGGGCGATCGCGATGGCCGGCAAAAGGGCCGTCGTCGACATGGCGCTCTGCAAGGGACACGGGAAGTGCGTCGAGGCGTGTCCGGTCGCCGCCATCTTCCTCTCCGCGGGTGATTCGGTGCAGCGCGTCGAGGTCCCCGACGTCGACGTCCACTTCGAGAGCAACGTCCCCGGCCTGTACGTCGTCGGGGAGCTGGGCGGGCGGGGGCTGATCAAGAACGCCGTCAACGAGGGGAAGATCGCCATCGAGCACATCGCCGAGCAGGTCCGGCTCGAGAGAGCGGGGGCGCCCCCGGCTCCGGGGGTGAGGGACGTCGTCATCGTGGGATCGGGGCCCGCGGGGCTGTCGGCGGGGCTCGAGGCCAAGCGCTCGGATCTGTCGTACGCCGTCCTTGAGCGGGGGAGCGTCGCGGACACGATCCGCAAGTACCCGCGGCACAAGCTCCTCCTCGCCGAGCCGGTGAAGATGCCGCTGTATGGAGATCTCTGGATCGCGGACGCCTCGAAGGAGTCGCTCATCCACGTGTGGGAGGCGATCATCGCCGAGACGAAGCTCAGCGTCCTCACGGGGCACGAGGTGACGCGCGTCGGCCGCGCGAACGGCCTCTTCGACGTCGAGGCGGGCGGGAAGATATTTCGGGCCCGTCGCGTCGTCCTCGCCATGGGCCGGCGCGGTGTGCCGCGGCGGCTCGGGGTCCGCGGCGAGGAGGCCGGGAAGGTCGTCTACGACGTCGCCGAGATGGAGGTCTTCGCGGGACGGCGCGTCCTCGTCGTGGGCGGGGGGGACAGCGCGGTCGAATCGGCGCTGGGGCTCTCGAACCAGCCCGGCACCGACGTCACGCTCTGCCATCGCGCCGCCCGGATCGACAAGGCCCGCGAGAGGAACCAGGCGAAGCTCGCGGCCGCAGTCCGCGCGGGGGCCGTGAAGCTCCTGCTCCGCGCGCAGGTCCGAGAGATTCGAAGCGACGTCGCCGTCCTCGACGTGGCCGGTCAGACGACGCTTCTCGCCAACGACGACGTCATCGTGCGGATCGGGGGCGAGCCGCCGAAGGCTTTCCTTGAGCGCGCCGGGGTGCGCTCGGTGCGCAAG
- a CDS encoding inorganic phosphate transporter, producing the protein MTISTFLVCAIVIALAFDFINGFHDAANAIATVVSTRVLSPTRAVAWAALFNFVAAFGFGTAVAKTIGSGLIDTKVVDNYVILAALTGAIVWDLVTWWGGIPSSSSHALIGGYGGAAIAKAGISAIIPSGWYKTVGAIFLSPVIGMVLGFSIMSLINYVHRNSVPGRVNRRFKVLQLVSSGFYSLGHGTNDAQKTMGIITGLLYANGSLSSFEVPFWVILTCHGAIAAGTFGGGWRIVKTMGQRITKLKPVGGFAAETAGAITIIASSLGGIPVSTTHTITGAIVGVGATTRLSAIRWGVAGNIVWAWIFTIPASAAVAMVTYYFVRGAIPIVG; encoded by the coding sequence GTGACCATCTCGACGTTTCTCGTGTGCGCCATCGTCATCGCCCTGGCCTTCGATTTCATCAACGGATTCCACGACGCGGCGAACGCGATCGCCACCGTCGTCTCCACGCGCGTGCTCAGCCCCACGCGCGCGGTCGCCTGGGCCGCGCTCTTCAACTTCGTCGCCGCGTTCGGCTTCGGGACGGCGGTCGCGAAGACGATCGGCAGCGGGCTCATCGACACGAAGGTCGTCGACAACTACGTCATCCTCGCGGCCCTCACGGGCGCGATCGTCTGGGACCTCGTCACCTGGTGGGGGGGGATCCCCTCCAGCTCGTCGCACGCGCTCATCGGCGGGTACGGCGGCGCGGCGATCGCCAAGGCGGGGATCTCCGCGATCATCCCCTCCGGCTGGTACAAGACCGTCGGCGCGATCTTTCTTTCGCCGGTCATCGGCATGGTCCTCGGCTTCTCGATCATGTCGCTGATCAACTACGTGCATCGGAACTCGGTGCCGGGGCGCGTGAACCGCCGGTTCAAGGTCCTCCAGCTCGTCTCGTCAGGGTTCTACAGCCTCGGCCACGGCACCAACGACGCGCAGAAGACGATGGGGATCATCACGGGGCTTCTCTACGCGAACGGGAGCCTGTCCTCGTTCGAGGTGCCGTTCTGGGTGATTCTCACCTGCCACGGCGCGATCGCCGCGGGAACCTTCGGCGGCGGCTGGCGGATCGTGAAGACGATGGGGCAGCGGATCACGAAGCTGAAGCCGGTGGGCGGCTTCGCGGCGGAGACCGCCGGGGCGATCACGATCATCGCCTCGTCGCTCGGCGGCATCCCGGTCTCGACGACCCACACGATCACCGGCGCGATCGTGGGCGTGGGGGCGACCACCCGCCTGTCCGCCATCCGGTGGGGGGTCGCGGGCAACATCGTCTGGGCGTGGATCTTCACGATCCCGGCCTCCGCGGCCGTGGCGATGGTGACCTACTACTTCGTGCGCGGCGCGATCCCGATCGTCGGCTGA
- a CDS encoding ABC transporter permease, producing the protein MRWIWLDVRHALRGLRRERSFAAVVVLTMALGIGGSTAIFTFVDGILLRPLPYPEEDRLVMICETNPERMGDFCAASPGNLADWARSSRTIEAMGLARDWPFMIRHGALKEGVPGGIVASSLFEVFSVRAERGRLLVPEDSDAGREPAAVVTHAYWQRKLAGAADVVGSRIQIDGESRTIVGVLPAGFEIPGLPRPEVFIPLWAERAGNHEWRGFRPFGRLARGVTLQAARSEMIALRASLEAGHPDANRGWGIAVDSLRERTVRSVRPALLAFLGAIGLVLLIGCANVAHLMLARATAREKEMIVRAALGAGPGRLIRQLLVEGLVLSMLGGALGSVVAAWGTDSILALAPPDIPRLADVRMSGSVLAFALLLSASVSLVFGLVPAWFASRPALHEALKEGRHRGDQHRGGRLRHALVAIEVALATMLLIGAGLLLRSFDNLLDWRPGFDRGNLLTVSVFSSPGDRPSAASAADLFARMEEGLRAIPGVAGAAAASAVPLRGGDGSEEYSIEGRPILPAGERPSVLWFDVGPAYFRTMGIPLLRGRSFNDADDARATPVAIVNETMARRLDPGGEAIGRRVTLAAHQATVEIVGVVADVRPFRPDAAPDPEIYWPQRQAPRWATMFAIRTASAGATAAAVRARLAGIDPDVDIGLFATMDQLVEKELVRPRFSMLLVSLFALLALALSTVGVYGILSYTTERRAHEIGVRLAFGARPLDVMRTVVTGGMAWAIAGIALGAAAAVPLMASLRHLLVNVSPADPATFAGVAGLLALVALAAASIPALRASRIDPMATLRGE; encoded by the coding sequence GTGAGATGGATCTGGCTCGACGTTCGGCATGCCCTGCGCGGCCTGCGGCGCGAGCGGTCGTTCGCGGCCGTCGTCGTCCTGACGATGGCCCTCGGCATCGGCGGGAGCACCGCGATCTTCACGTTCGTGGACGGGATTCTCCTCCGCCCGCTCCCCTACCCCGAAGAGGATCGGCTCGTGATGATCTGCGAGACGAACCCGGAGCGGATGGGCGATTTCTGCGCCGCGTCCCCCGGCAATCTCGCCGACTGGGCGCGGTCGTCGCGCACGATCGAGGCGATGGGGCTGGCGCGGGACTGGCCGTTCATGATCCGGCACGGGGCCCTCAAGGAGGGGGTTCCCGGAGGCATCGTCGCCTCGAGCCTCTTCGAGGTCTTCTCGGTCCGGGCCGAGCGCGGCCGCCTCCTCGTCCCCGAGGACAGCGACGCAGGGCGCGAGCCGGCCGCCGTCGTCACGCATGCCTACTGGCAGCGGAAGCTCGCCGGCGCGGCGGACGTCGTCGGGTCCCGCATCCAGATCGACGGGGAGTCGCGCACGATCGTCGGCGTCCTTCCGGCGGGGTTCGAGATCCCCGGACTCCCGCGCCCGGAAGTCTTCATCCCCCTCTGGGCCGAGAGGGCCGGCAACCACGAGTGGCGCGGCTTCCGGCCGTTCGGCCGACTCGCCCGGGGGGTCACGCTTCAGGCCGCCCGATCCGAGATGATCGCGCTCCGCGCGTCGCTGGAAGCGGGTCACCCCGACGCGAACCGGGGGTGGGGGATCGCCGTCGACTCGCTCCGGGAGAGAACGGTCCGATCCGTGCGCCCCGCGCTCCTCGCCTTCCTCGGGGCGATCGGCCTGGTGCTCCTCATCGGCTGCGCCAACGTGGCCCATCTCATGCTCGCGCGCGCGACGGCCCGCGAGAAGGAGATGATCGTGCGAGCCGCTCTCGGCGCGGGGCCCGGGAGGCTCATCCGCCAGCTTCTCGTCGAGGGCCTCGTCCTCTCGATGCTCGGCGGGGCGCTCGGCTCTGTCGTCGCGGCATGGGGGACCGACTCGATCCTCGCGCTCGCGCCCCCCGACATCCCCCGCCTCGCGGACGTGAGGATGAGCGGGAGCGTGCTCGCCTTCGCGCTCCTCCTCTCCGCGTCGGTGAGCCTCGTCTTCGGCCTCGTCCCCGCGTGGTTCGCGAGCCGCCCCGCGCTCCACGAGGCGCTCAAGGAGGGGCGCCACAGGGGCGATCAGCACCGGGGCGGGCGTCTCCGTCACGCCCTCGTCGCGATCGAGGTGGCCCTGGCGACGATGCTCCTCATCGGCGCCGGCCTCCTCCTCCGGAGCTTCGACAACCTTCTCGACTGGCGCCCGGGGTTCGACCGCGGGAACCTGCTCACGGTGTCGGTCTTCAGCTCGCCGGGAGATCGCCCGTCCGCCGCCTCGGCGGCCGATCTCTTCGCGCGCATGGAGGAGGGGCTCCGCGCGATCCCCGGCGTGGCCGGCGCCGCCGCGGCGTCCGCCGTGCCGCTTCGCGGCGGGGACGGGAGCGAGGAGTATTCGATCGAGGGGCGCCCCATCCTTCCGGCGGGCGAGCGCCCGTCGGTCCTCTGGTTCGACGTCGGCCCCGCGTACTTCCGGACGATGGGGATCCCGCTCCTCCGCGGGCGCTCTTTCAACGACGCCGACGACGCACGGGCGACGCCGGTGGCGATCGTCAACGAGACGATGGCCCGGCGGCTCGATCCCGGAGGAGAAGCGATCGGGCGGCGCGTCACGCTCGCGGCGCACCAGGCGACGGTCGAGATCGTCGGCGTCGTCGCCGACGTGCGCCCGTTCAGACCCGACGCCGCCCCCGATCCGGAGATCTACTGGCCCCAGCGGCAGGCGCCGCGGTGGGCGACGATGTTCGCCATCCGAACCGCCTCGGCCGGCGCAACCGCCGCCGCCGTCCGGGCGCGCCTCGCCGGGATCGACCCGGACGTCGACATCGGCCTGTTCGCCACGATGGATCAGCTCGTCGAGAAGGAGCTCGTCCGCCCGAGGTTCTCCATGCTGCTCGTCTCCCTCTTCGCGCTCCTCGCCCTCGCCCTCTCGACGGTGGGTGTCTACGGAATCCTCTCGTACACCACCGAGCGGCGCGCGCACGAGATCGGCGTCCGGCTGGCCTTCGGCGCGCGGCCCCTGGACGTGATGCGCACCGTCGTCACCGGCGGGATGGCCTGGGCGATCGCCGGCATCGCGCTCGGCGCGGCGGCGGCCGTGCCGCTGATGGCGAGCCTCCGGCACCTCCTGGTGAACGTGAGCCCCGCGGACCCCGCAACCTTCGCGGGC